A window from Gossypium raimondii isolate GPD5lz chromosome 7, ASM2569854v1, whole genome shotgun sequence encodes these proteins:
- the LOC105792333 gene encoding putative phospholipid:diacylglycerol acyltransferase 2 isoform X1, producing the protein MASVLRFRKLCYVESAVKCTSVGYESFEIDEKLDEKEEDVLSANHFALEINKKRKQPKRQPKEWRCLDSCCWIIGYLCTTWWLLLFCYHCLPVTLLRVPELPGPGVRLKREGLTALHPVVLVPGIVTGGLELWEGRPCADGLFRKRLWGGGSFTQIFKRPLCLLEHLSLHYETGLDPQGIRVRAVPGLVGADYFAPGYFVWAVLIENLAKIGYEGKNLHMAAYDWRLSFQNTEQIRDHALTRLKSKIELMYISNGYKKVVAVPHSMGVIYFLHFLKWVETPPPMGGGGGPGWCAKHIKAVMNIGPAFLGVPKAVSNLFSAEGKDVSYIRAMAPGVFDSEILGLQTFERVMRMARTWDSIVSLLPKGGEVIWGNMDRSPEEGHVCDFSKKSHSKTSLTTNNINNSDVKRGFLVKDLANYGRIISFGKPASVLHSSKLPTADSKEFSRTSTSENFNNFSCGEAWTEYDEMSRQSIQNVAADKAYTTTTLLDLLRFVAPKMMRRAEAHFSHGIAENLDDPKYNHYKYWSNPLETKLSDAPDMEIYCMYGVGIPTERSYVYKLSPNSRCKSIPYQIDNSVHGEDGSCLKGGVYFADGDESVPVLSAGFMCAKGWRGRTRFNPSGIATYIREYRHKPPTSLMEGRGIESGSHVDIMGNFALIEDIMRVAAGATGDEIGGDQIHSDIIKMSERINLGL; encoded by the exons ATGGCCTCTGTTCTAAGGTTTAGGAAACTATGCTATGTAGAGTCAGCGGTTAAGTGTACTTCAGTGGGGTATGAATCTTTTGAGATTGATGAAAAACTCGACGAGAAGGAAGAGGATGTCCTTTCTGCTAACCACTTTGCCTTGGAAATCAACAAGAAGAGAAAACAACCTAAGAGGCAACCAAAAGAATGGAGGTGCTTAGATTCTTGCTGTTGGATTATTGGTTACCTTTGCACCACTTGGTGGCTCCTTTTGTTCTGCTACCACTGCTTGCCGGTTACATTGCTTCGGGTTCCTGAATTACCGGGCCCCGGAGTGAGGCTTAAGCGTGAAGGCTTGACGGCCCTTCACCCTGTCGTTTTAGTCCCTGGCATTGTCACCGGTGGCCTAGAGCTTTGGGAAGGCAGGCCTTGTGCCGATGGTCTGTTTCGTAAACGCCTTTGGGGTGGTGGTAGCTTCACTCAGATCTTCAAAAg GCCTTTGTGTTTGTTGGAGCACTTGTCTTTGCACTATGAAACTGGCCTTGACCCACAAGGAATCCGAGTTCGTGCTGTTCCGGGGCTGGTTGGAGCCGACTATTTTGCTCCTGGATATTTCGTGTGGGCTGTTCtcattgaaaatttggcgaaAATCGGCTATGAGGGCAAAAATTTGCATATGGCTGCTTATGATTGGAGGCTATCTTTCCAGAATACAGAG CAGATTCGGGACCATGCTCTTACTAGGCTGAAAAGTAAAATTGAGCTAATGTATATAAGCAATGGGTATAAGAAAGTGGTAGCGGTGCCCCATTCCATGGGGGTCATCTATTTTCTTCACTTCCTTAAATGGGTTGAAACACCTCCTCCTATGGGGGGCGGTGGTGGTCCAGGTTGGTGTGCCAAGCACATCAAGGCCGTCATGAACATTGGTCCTGCGTTTCTCGGTGTTCCAAAGGCTGTTAGTAATTTGTTCTCTGCTGAGGGCAAAGATGTTTCTTACATCAG AGCTATGGCTCCGGGAGTTTTCGATTCCGAGATTTTGGGCCTTCAAACATTTGAACGTGTCATGCGGATGGCTCGGACATGGGACTCCATCGTGTCATTGCTGCCTAAAGGTGGAGAGGTCATTTGGGGAAACATGGACCGGTCTCCTGAAGAAGGTCATGTTTGTGACTTCTCCAAGAAAAGCCATTCTAAGACCTCTCTAACCACAAATAATATCAACAACAGTGACGTTAAGAGAGGCTTCCTAGTCAAAGATCTTGCTAACTATGGAAGAATAATCTCTTTCGGCAAGCCAGCCTCAGTTTTACATTCTTCAAAGCTTCCCACTGCTGATTCAAAG GAATTTTCGCGAACGAGTACTTCCgaaaatttcaataacttttcGTGTGGAGAGGCATGGACTGAATATGATGAGATGAGCAGGCAAAGCATCCAAAATGTTGCAGCAGATAAAGCTTACACAACTACAACTCTTCTTGATCTGCTTCGGTTTGTAGCACCGAAAATGATGAGACGAGCCGAAGCTCATTTTTCACATGGAATAGCTGAAAATCTTGATGACCCTAAATACAACCATTACAAATACTGGTCTAATCCACTTGAAACGAA ATTATCTGATGCTCCGGACATGGAGATATATTGCATGTATGGTGTCGGAATTCCGACTGAACGATCATACGTGTACAAGCTATCACCTAACAGTAGGTGCAAAAGCATTCCATACCAGATTGATAACTCAGTCCACGGAGAAGATGGTAGCTGCTTGAAAGGTGGAGTCTATTTCGCAGACGGGGACGAGAGTGTACCGGTTCTAAGTGCCGGCTTCATGTGTGCGAAAGGTTGGAGAGGACGAACCCGGTTCAATCCATCTGGTATTGCCACATACATCAGGGAGTACCGGCACAAGCCGCCAACTAGTCTGATGGAAGGGAGGGGGATCGAGAGTGGGTCACACGTCGACATCATGGGAAATTTCGCTCTGATCGAAGACATAATGCGTGTTGCAGCTGGTGCCACCGGGGACGAGATAGGAGGCGATCAGATTCACTCCGACATCATAAAGATGTCGGAAAGAATTAACCTTGGGCTATGA
- the LOC105792333 gene encoding putative phospholipid:diacylglycerol acyltransferase 2 isoform X2: MASVLRFRKLCYVESAVKCTSVGYESFEIDEKLDEKEEDVLSANHFALEINKKRKQPKRQPKEWRCLDSCCWIIGYLCTTWWLLLFCYHCLPVTLLRVPELPGPGVRLKREGLTALHPVVLVPGIVTGGLELWEGRPCADGLFRKRLWGGGSFTQIFKRPLCLLEHLSLHYETGLDPQGIRVRAVPGLVGADYFAPGYFVWAVLIENLAKIGYEGKNLHMAAYDWRLSFQNTEIRDHALTRLKSKIELMYISNGYKKVVAVPHSMGVIYFLHFLKWVETPPPMGGGGGPGWCAKHIKAVMNIGPAFLGVPKAVSNLFSAEGKDVSYIRAMAPGVFDSEILGLQTFERVMRMARTWDSIVSLLPKGGEVIWGNMDRSPEEGHVCDFSKKSHSKTSLTTNNINNSDVKRGFLVKDLANYGRIISFGKPASVLHSSKLPTADSKEFSRTSTSENFNNFSCGEAWTEYDEMSRQSIQNVAADKAYTTTTLLDLLRFVAPKMMRRAEAHFSHGIAENLDDPKYNHYKYWSNPLETKLSDAPDMEIYCMYGVGIPTERSYVYKLSPNSRCKSIPYQIDNSVHGEDGSCLKGGVYFADGDESVPVLSAGFMCAKGWRGRTRFNPSGIATYIREYRHKPPTSLMEGRGIESGSHVDIMGNFALIEDIMRVAAGATGDEIGGDQIHSDIIKMSERINLGL; the protein is encoded by the exons ATGGCCTCTGTTCTAAGGTTTAGGAAACTATGCTATGTAGAGTCAGCGGTTAAGTGTACTTCAGTGGGGTATGAATCTTTTGAGATTGATGAAAAACTCGACGAGAAGGAAGAGGATGTCCTTTCTGCTAACCACTTTGCCTTGGAAATCAACAAGAAGAGAAAACAACCTAAGAGGCAACCAAAAGAATGGAGGTGCTTAGATTCTTGCTGTTGGATTATTGGTTACCTTTGCACCACTTGGTGGCTCCTTTTGTTCTGCTACCACTGCTTGCCGGTTACATTGCTTCGGGTTCCTGAATTACCGGGCCCCGGAGTGAGGCTTAAGCGTGAAGGCTTGACGGCCCTTCACCCTGTCGTTTTAGTCCCTGGCATTGTCACCGGTGGCCTAGAGCTTTGGGAAGGCAGGCCTTGTGCCGATGGTCTGTTTCGTAAACGCCTTTGGGGTGGTGGTAGCTTCACTCAGATCTTCAAAAg GCCTTTGTGTTTGTTGGAGCACTTGTCTTTGCACTATGAAACTGGCCTTGACCCACAAGGAATCCGAGTTCGTGCTGTTCCGGGGCTGGTTGGAGCCGACTATTTTGCTCCTGGATATTTCGTGTGGGCTGTTCtcattgaaaatttggcgaaAATCGGCTATGAGGGCAAAAATTTGCATATGGCTGCTTATGATTGGAGGCTATCTTTCCAGAATACAGAG ATTCGGGACCATGCTCTTACTAGGCTGAAAAGTAAAATTGAGCTAATGTATATAAGCAATGGGTATAAGAAAGTGGTAGCGGTGCCCCATTCCATGGGGGTCATCTATTTTCTTCACTTCCTTAAATGGGTTGAAACACCTCCTCCTATGGGGGGCGGTGGTGGTCCAGGTTGGTGTGCCAAGCACATCAAGGCCGTCATGAACATTGGTCCTGCGTTTCTCGGTGTTCCAAAGGCTGTTAGTAATTTGTTCTCTGCTGAGGGCAAAGATGTTTCTTACATCAG AGCTATGGCTCCGGGAGTTTTCGATTCCGAGATTTTGGGCCTTCAAACATTTGAACGTGTCATGCGGATGGCTCGGACATGGGACTCCATCGTGTCATTGCTGCCTAAAGGTGGAGAGGTCATTTGGGGAAACATGGACCGGTCTCCTGAAGAAGGTCATGTTTGTGACTTCTCCAAGAAAAGCCATTCTAAGACCTCTCTAACCACAAATAATATCAACAACAGTGACGTTAAGAGAGGCTTCCTAGTCAAAGATCTTGCTAACTATGGAAGAATAATCTCTTTCGGCAAGCCAGCCTCAGTTTTACATTCTTCAAAGCTTCCCACTGCTGATTCAAAG GAATTTTCGCGAACGAGTACTTCCgaaaatttcaataacttttcGTGTGGAGAGGCATGGACTGAATATGATGAGATGAGCAGGCAAAGCATCCAAAATGTTGCAGCAGATAAAGCTTACACAACTACAACTCTTCTTGATCTGCTTCGGTTTGTAGCACCGAAAATGATGAGACGAGCCGAAGCTCATTTTTCACATGGAATAGCTGAAAATCTTGATGACCCTAAATACAACCATTACAAATACTGGTCTAATCCACTTGAAACGAA ATTATCTGATGCTCCGGACATGGAGATATATTGCATGTATGGTGTCGGAATTCCGACTGAACGATCATACGTGTACAAGCTATCACCTAACAGTAGGTGCAAAAGCATTCCATACCAGATTGATAACTCAGTCCACGGAGAAGATGGTAGCTGCTTGAAAGGTGGAGTCTATTTCGCAGACGGGGACGAGAGTGTACCGGTTCTAAGTGCCGGCTTCATGTGTGCGAAAGGTTGGAGAGGACGAACCCGGTTCAATCCATCTGGTATTGCCACATACATCAGGGAGTACCGGCACAAGCCGCCAACTAGTCTGATGGAAGGGAGGGGGATCGAGAGTGGGTCACACGTCGACATCATGGGAAATTTCGCTCTGATCGAAGACATAATGCGTGTTGCAGCTGGTGCCACCGGGGACGAGATAGGAGGCGATCAGATTCACTCCGACATCATAAAGATGTCGGAAAGAATTAACCTTGGGCTATGA